The following are encoded together in the Ovis aries strain OAR_USU_Benz2616 breed Rambouillet chromosome X, ARS-UI_Ramb_v3.0, whole genome shotgun sequence genome:
- the TAF1 gene encoding transcription initiation factor TFIID subunit 1 isoform X29, protein MSDTDSDEDSAGGGPFSLTGFLFGNINGAGQLEGESVLDDECKKHLAGLGALGLGSLITELTANEELTGTDAALVNDEGWVRSTEDAVDYSDINEVAEDESRRYQQTMGSLQPLCHADYDEDDYDADCEDIDCKLMPPPPPPPGPVKKDKDQDAIAGEKVDFSSSSDSESEMGPQEAAQTESEDGKLTLPLAGIMQHDATKLLPSVTELFPEFRPGKVLRFLRLFGPGKNVPSVWRSARRKRKKKHRELIQEEQIQETECSVDSEVNQKSLWNYDYAPPPPPEQCLSDDEITMMAPVESKFSQSTGDTDKVTDTKPRVAEWRYGPARLWYDMLGVPEDGSGFDYGFKLRKMEQEPVMKCRMTDVSNTEYRIPEESSGTDLLADENFLMVTQLHWEDDIIWDGEDVKHKGTKPQRASLAGWLPSSMTRNAMAYNVQQGFAATLDDDKPWYSIFPIDNEELVYGRWEDNIIWDAQAMPRFLEPPILTLDPNDENLILEIPDEKEEATSNSPSKESKKESSLKKSRILLGKTGVIKEEPQQNMSQPEVKDPWNLSNDEYYYPKQQGLRGTFGGNIIQHSIPAVELRQPFFPTHMGPIKLRQFHRPPLKKYSFGALSQPGPHSVQPLLKHIKKKAKMREQERQASGGGEMFFMRTPQDLTGKDGDLILAEYSEENGPLMMQVGMATKIKNYYKRKPGKDPGAPDCKYGETVYCHTSPFLGSLHPGQLLQAFENNLFRAPIYLHKMPETDFLIIRTRQGYYIRELVDIFVVGQQCPLFEVPGPNSKRANTHIRDFLQVFIYRLFWKSKDRPRRIRMEDIKKAFPSHSESSIRKRLKLCADFKRTGMDSNWWVLKSDFRLPTEEEIRAMVSPEQCCAYYSMIAAEQRLKDAGYGEKSFFAPEEENEEDFQMKIDDEVRTAPWNTTRAFIAAMKGKCLLEVTGVADPTGCGEGFSYVKIPNKPTQQKDDKEPQPVKKTVTGTDADLRRLSLKNAKQLLRKFGVPEEEIKKLSRWEVIDVVRTMSTEQARSGEGPMSKFARGSRFSVAEHQERYKEECQRIFDLQNKVLSSTEILSTDTDSSSAEDSDFEEMGKNIENMLQNKKTSSQLSREREEQERKELQRMILAAGSAASGNNHRDDDTASVTSLNSSATGRCLKIYRTFRDEEGKEYVRCETVRKPAVIDAYVRIRTTKDEEFIRKFALFDEQHREEMRKERRRIQEQLRRLKRNQEKEKLKGPPEKKPKKMKERPDLKLKCGACGAIGHMRTNKFCPLYYQTNAPPSNPVAMTEEQEEELEKTVIHNDNEELIKVEGTKIVLGKQLIESADEVRRKSLVLKFPKQQLPPKKKRRVGTTVHCDYLNRPHKSIHRRRTDPMVTLSSILESIINDMRDLPNTYPFHTPVNAKVVKDYYKIITRPMDLQTLRENVRKRLYPSREEFREHLELIVKNSATYNGPKHSLTQISQSMLDLCDEKLKEKEDKLARLEKAINPLLDDDDQVAFSFILDNIVTQKMMAVPDSWPFHHPVNKKFVPDYYKVIVSPMDLETIRKNISKHKYQSRESFLDDVNLILANSVKYNVWI, encoded by the exons ATTATGATGAGGATGACTATGATGCTGATTGTGAAGACATTGATTGCAAGTTGatgcctcctccacctccacctccaggaCCAGTGAAAAAGGATAAGGACCAGGATGCAATTGCTGGTG AGAAAGTGGACTTCAGTAGTTCCTCTGACTCAGAATCTGAGATGGGACCTCAGGAAGCAGCACAGACAGAATCTGAGGATGGAAAGCTGACCCTACCATTGGCTGGGATTATGCAGCACGATGCCACCAAGCTGTTGCCGAGTGTCACAGAACTTTTCCCAGAATTTCGTCCTGGGAAG GTGTTGCGCTTCCTACGTCTTTTTGGACCAGGAAAGAATGTCCCATCTGTTTGGCGCAGTGCtcggagaaagaggaagaagaaacacCGTGAACTGATACAGGAAGAGCAGATCCAGGAGACAGAGTGCTCAGTAGACTCAGAAGTCAACCAGAAATCTTTGTGGAACTATGACTatgccccaccaccacctccagagCAGTGCCTCTCTGATGATGAA atCACAATGATGGCACCTGTGGAATCCAAGTTTTCTCAGTCAACTGGAGATACAGATAAAGTGACAGACACCAAACCAAGAGTGGCTGAGTGGCGTTATGGGCCTGCTCGACTGTGGTATGATATGCTAGGTGTCCCTGAAGATGGCAGTGGGTTTGACTATGGCTTCAAACTAAGAAAGATGGAACAGGAACCTGTGATGAAATGTAGAATGACGGACGTAAGCAACACG GAATACAGGATACCAGAGGAAAGCAGTGGCACCGATCTTCTGGCTGATGAAAACTTCCTGATGGTGACACAGCTGCATTGGGAGGATGATATCATCTGGGATGGGGAGGATGTCAAACACAAAGGGACAAAACCACAGCGTGCTAGCCTGGCAGGCTGGCTTCCTTCCAGCATGACTAGGAATGCTATGGCTTACAATGTTCAACAAG GTTTTGCAGCAACACTGGATGATGACAAGCCTTGGTACTCCATTTTTCCCATTGACAATGAGGAACTGGTATATGGACGCTGGGAGGACAATATCATTTGGGATGCTCAGGCCATGCCCCGGTTCTTGGAGCCTCCTATTTTGACACTTGATCCCAATGATGAGAACCTCATTTTGG AAATTCCAGATGAGAAGGAAGAGGCTACTTCTAACTCTCCCTCCAAGGAGAGTAAGAAAGAATCATCTCTGAAGAAGAGTCGAATTCTGTTAGGGAAAACAGGAGTCATCAAGGAGGAACCACAGCAG AACATGTCTCAACCAGAAGTGAAAGATCCATGGAATCTCTCCAATGATGAATATTACTACCCTAAGCAACAAGGTCTTCGAGGCACCTTTGGAGGAAATATTATTCAG CATTCAATTCCTGCTGTGGAGTTACGGCAGCCCTTCTTTCCTACCCACATGGGGCCCATCAAACTCCGGCAGTTCCATCGCCCACCTCTGAAGAAGTACTCTTTTGGGGCACTATCTCAACCAGGTCCCCACTCAGTCCAGCCCTTGCTAAAGCACATCAAAAAGAAGGCAAAG atgagagaacaagagagGCAAGCTTCAGGTGGTGGAGAGATGTTTTTCATGCGCACACCTCAGGACCTCACAGGCAAAGATGGAGATCTTATTCTTGCAGAATATAGTGAGGAAAACGGACCATTAATGATGCAAGTTGGCATGGCAACCAAGATAAAAAACTACTATAAGCGA AAACCCGGAAAAGATCCTGGAGCCCCAGATTGTAAATATGGAGAAACTGTTTACTGCCATACATCTCCTTTTCTAGGCTCACTCCATCCTGGACAATTGCTGCAG gcGTTTGAGAACAACCTTTTTCGTGCTCCAATTTATCTTCATAAGATGCCAGAAACTGACTTCCTTATCATTCGCACAAGACAAGGTTACTATATTCGGGAATTAGTGGATATTTTTGTGGTTGGCCAGCAGTGCCCTTTGTTTGAAGTTCCTGGGCCCAACTCGAAAAGGGCCAATACTCATATTCGAGactttctccag GTTTTTATTTACCGCCTATTCTGGAAGAGTAAAGATCGCCCACGACGGATCCGAATGGAAGATATAAAAAAAGCCTTTCCTTCTCATTCAGAAAGCAGCATCCGGAAGAGGCTAAAGCTCTGCGCTGACTTCAAACGCACAG GCATGGATTCAAACTGGTGGGTGCTGAAGTCTGATTTTCGTTTACCAACTGAAGAGGAGATCAGGGCTATGGTGTCTCCAGAGCAGTGCTGTGCTTATTACAGCATGATAGCTGCAGAGCAGCGACTCAAG GATGCTGGCTATGGTGAGAAGTCCTTTTTTGCtccagaagaggaaaatgaggaaGATTTCCAGATGAAGATTGATGATGAG GTTCGCACTGCTCCTTGGAACACCACACGGGCTTTCATTGCTGCCATGAAGGGCAAGTGTCTCCTGGAGGTGACTGGGGTGGCAGATCCCACAGGATGTGGTGAAGGATTCTCCTATGTGAAGATTCCAAACAAACCAACACAGCAGAAG GATGATAAGGAGCCTCAGCCAGTGAAGAAGACAGTGACAGGAACAGACGCAGACCTCCGTCGCCTTTCACTGAAAAATGCCAAGCAACTTCTACGTAAATTTGGTGTGCCTGAGGAAGAG ATTAAGAAGTTGTCCCGCTGGGAAGTGATCGATGTAGTACGCACAATGTCAACAGAACAAGCCCGCTCTGGAGAGGGACCCATGAGTAAATTTGCCCGTGGATCAAGGTTTTCTGTGGCTGAGCATCAAGAGCGTTACAAAGAGGAATGTCAGCGCATCTTTGACCTGCAGAACAA gGTTTTGTCATCAACTGAAATCTTATCAACTGACACAGACAGCAGCTCAGCTGAAGACAGTGACTTTGAGGAAATGGGAAAAAACATAGAGAACATGTTGCAGAATAAGAAAACCAGCTCTCAGCTGTCACGTGAACGGGAGGAGCAGGAACGGAAGGAACTACAGAGGATGATACTGG CAGCAGGCTCAGCAGCATCAGGAAACAATCACAGAGATGATGACACCGCTTCTGTGACAAGCCTTAATTCTTCTGCCACTGGCCGTTGTCTCAAGATTTATCGCACATTTCGAGATGAGGAGGGGAAAGAATATGTTCGCTGTGAGACGGTCCGAAAGCCAGCTGTCATTGATGCCTATGTGCGCATACGGACCACAAAAGACGAGGAATTTAT TCGAAAATTTGCCCTTTTTGATGAACAACATCGAGAAGAGATGCGAAAAGAACGGCGGAGGATTCAAGAGCAACTGAGGCGACTTAAGCGAAACCAAGAAAAGGAGAAGCTAAAGGGTCCTCCTGAGAagaagcccaaaaaaatgaaggagCGTCCTGACCTAAAA CTGAAATGTGGGGCTTGTGGTGCCATTGGGCACATGAGAACAAACAAATTCTGCCCTCTTTATTATCAAACAAATGCTCCCCCTTCCAACCCTGTTGCCATgacagaggagcaggaggaggagttgGAAAAGACAGTCATTCATAATGATAATGAGGAACTTATCAAGGTTGAAGGGACCAAGATTGTCCTAGGGAAACAGCTAATTGAGAG TGCAGATGAGGTTCGCAGAAAATCTTTGGTTCTCAAGTTCCCTAAGCAGCAACTTCCTCCCAAGAAGAAACGGCGAGTTGGAACTACTGTTCACTGTGACTATTTGAAT AGACCTCATAAGTCCATTCACCGGCGCCGGACAGACCCCATGGTGACATTGTCATCCATTTTGGAGTCTATCATCAATGACATGAGAGATCTTCCGAAT ACATACCCTTTCCACACTCCAGTCAATGCAAAGGTCGTAAAGGACTACTACAAGATCATCACCCGGCCAATGGACTTACAAACACTCCGTGAAAATGTGCGTAAACGCCTCTACCCATCTCGGGAAGAGTTCAGGGAGCATTTGGAGCTAATTGTGAAAAATAGTGCAACCTACAATG GGCCAAAGCACTCACTGACCCAGATCTCTCAATCAATGCTGGATCTCTGTGATGAAAAACTTAAAGAG AAAGAAGATAAATTGGCTCGTTTAGAGAAAGCAATCAACCCCTTGCTGGATGATGATGACCAAGtggcattttcttttattctggaCAACATTGTCACCCAGAAAATGATGGCAGTTCCAGAT TCTTGGCCGTTTCATCACCCAGTTAATAAGAAGTTTGTTCCAGATTATTACAAAGTAATTGTCAGTCCAATGGATTTAGAGACCATACGTAAA AATATCTCCAAGCACAAATATCAGAGTCGGGAGAGCTTTCTAGACGATGTCAACCTTATTCTGGCCAACAGTGTTAAATACAATG TCTGGATTTAA
- the TAF1 gene encoding transcription initiation factor TFIID subunit 1 isoform X17, producing the protein MSDTDSDEDSAGGGPFSLTGFLFGNINGAGQLEGESVLDDECKKHLAGLGALGLGSLITELTANEELTGTDAALVNDEGWVRSTEDAVDYSDINEVAEDESRRYQQTMGSLQPLCHADYDEDDYDADCEDIDCKLMPPPPPPPGPVKKDKDQDAIAGVSEDGEGIILPSIIAPSSLASEKVDFSSSSDSESEMGPQEAAQTESEDGKLTLPLAGIMQHDATKLLPSVTELFPEFRPGKVLRFLRLFGPGKNVPSVWRSARRKRKKKHRELIQEEQIQETECSVDSEVNQKSLWNYDYAPPPPPEQCLSDDEITMMAPVESKFSQSTGDTDKVTDTKPRVAEWRYGPARLWYDMLGVPEDGSGFDYGFKLRKMEQEPVMKCRMTDVSNTEYRIPEESSGTDLLADENFLMVTQLHWEDDIIWDGEDVKHKGTKPQRASLAGWLPSSMTRNAMAYNVQQGFAATLDDDKPWYSIFPIDNEELVYGRWEDNIIWDAQAMPRFLEPPILTLDPNDENLILEIPDEKEEATSNSPSKESKKESSLKKSRILLGKTGVIKEEPQQNMSQPEVKDPWNLSNDEYYYPKQQGLRGTFGGNIIQHSIPAVELRQPFFPTHMGPIKLRQFHRPPLKKYSFGALSQPGPHSVQPLLKHIKKKAKMREQERQASGGGEMFFMRTPQDLTGKDGDLILAEYSEENGPLMMQVGMATKIKNYYKRKPGKDPGAPDCKYGETVYCHTSPFLGSLHPGQLLQAFENNLFRAPIYLHKMPETDFLIIRTRQGYYIRELVDIFVVGQQCPLFEVPGPNSKRANTHIRDFLQVFIYRLFWKSKDRPRRIRMEDIKKAFPSHSESSIRKRLKLCADFKRTGMDSNWWVLKSDFRLPTEEEIRAMVSPEQCCAYYSMIAAEQRLKDAGYGEKSFFAPEEENEEDFQMKIDDEVRTAPWNTTRAFIAAMKGKCLLEVTGVADPTGCGEGFSYVKIPNKPTQQKDDKEPQPVKKTVTGTDADLRRLSLKNAKQLLRKFGVPEEEIKKLSRWEVIDVVRTMSTEQARSGEGPMSKFARGSRFSVAEHQERYKEECQRIFDLQNKVLSSTEILSTDTDSSSAEDSDFEEMGKNIENMLQNKKTSSQLSREREEQERKELQRMILAGSAASGNNHRDDDTASVTSLNSSATGRCLKIYRTFRDEEGKEYVRCETVRKPAVIDAYVRIRTTKDEEFIRKFALFDEQHREEMRKERRRIQEQLRRLKRNQEKEKLKGPPEKKPKKMKERPDLKLKCGACGAIGHMRTNKFCPLYYQTNAPPSNPVAMTEEQEEELEKTVIHNDNEELIKVEGTKIVLGKQLIESADEVRRKSLVLKFPKQQLPPKKKRRVGTTVHCDYLNRPHKSIHRRRTDPMVTLSSILESIINDMRDLPNTYPFHTPVNAKVVKDYYKIITRPMDLQTLRENVRKRLYPSREEFREHLELIVKNSATYNGPKHSLTQISQSMLDLCDEKLKEKEDKLARLEKAINPLLDDDDQVAFSFILDNIVTQKMMAVPDSWPFHHPVNKKFVPDYYKVIVSPMDLETIRKNISKHKYQSRESFLDDVNLILANSVKYNGDLGLIPGLGRSPGEFHG; encoded by the exons ATTATGATGAGGATGACTATGATGCTGATTGTGAAGACATTGATTGCAAGTTGatgcctcctccacctccacctccaggaCCAGTGAAAAAGGATAAGGACCAGGATGCAATTGCTGGTG TGtctgaagatggagaaggcatCATCTTGCCCTCCATCATTGCCCCTTCCTCTTTGGCCTCAGAGAAAGTGGACTTCAGTAGTTCCTCTGACTCAGAATCTGAGATGGGACCTCAGGAAGCAGCACAGACAGAATCTGAGGATGGAAAGCTGACCCTACCATTGGCTGGGATTATGCAGCACGATGCCACCAAGCTGTTGCCGAGTGTCACAGAACTTTTCCCAGAATTTCGTCCTGGGAAG GTGTTGCGCTTCCTACGTCTTTTTGGACCAGGAAAGAATGTCCCATCTGTTTGGCGCAGTGCtcggagaaagaggaagaagaaacacCGTGAACTGATACAGGAAGAGCAGATCCAGGAGACAGAGTGCTCAGTAGACTCAGAAGTCAACCAGAAATCTTTGTGGAACTATGACTatgccccaccaccacctccagagCAGTGCCTCTCTGATGATGAA atCACAATGATGGCACCTGTGGAATCCAAGTTTTCTCAGTCAACTGGAGATACAGATAAAGTGACAGACACCAAACCAAGAGTGGCTGAGTGGCGTTATGGGCCTGCTCGACTGTGGTATGATATGCTAGGTGTCCCTGAAGATGGCAGTGGGTTTGACTATGGCTTCAAACTAAGAAAGATGGAACAGGAACCTGTGATGAAATGTAGAATGACGGACGTAAGCAACACG GAATACAGGATACCAGAGGAAAGCAGTGGCACCGATCTTCTGGCTGATGAAAACTTCCTGATGGTGACACAGCTGCATTGGGAGGATGATATCATCTGGGATGGGGAGGATGTCAAACACAAAGGGACAAAACCACAGCGTGCTAGCCTGGCAGGCTGGCTTCCTTCCAGCATGACTAGGAATGCTATGGCTTACAATGTTCAACAAG GTTTTGCAGCAACACTGGATGATGACAAGCCTTGGTACTCCATTTTTCCCATTGACAATGAGGAACTGGTATATGGACGCTGGGAGGACAATATCATTTGGGATGCTCAGGCCATGCCCCGGTTCTTGGAGCCTCCTATTTTGACACTTGATCCCAATGATGAGAACCTCATTTTGG AAATTCCAGATGAGAAGGAAGAGGCTACTTCTAACTCTCCCTCCAAGGAGAGTAAGAAAGAATCATCTCTGAAGAAGAGTCGAATTCTGTTAGGGAAAACAGGAGTCATCAAGGAGGAACCACAGCAG AACATGTCTCAACCAGAAGTGAAAGATCCATGGAATCTCTCCAATGATGAATATTACTACCCTAAGCAACAAGGTCTTCGAGGCACCTTTGGAGGAAATATTATTCAG CATTCAATTCCTGCTGTGGAGTTACGGCAGCCCTTCTTTCCTACCCACATGGGGCCCATCAAACTCCGGCAGTTCCATCGCCCACCTCTGAAGAAGTACTCTTTTGGGGCACTATCTCAACCAGGTCCCCACTCAGTCCAGCCCTTGCTAAAGCACATCAAAAAGAAGGCAAAG atgagagaacaagagagGCAAGCTTCAGGTGGTGGAGAGATGTTTTTCATGCGCACACCTCAGGACCTCACAGGCAAAGATGGAGATCTTATTCTTGCAGAATATAGTGAGGAAAACGGACCATTAATGATGCAAGTTGGCATGGCAACCAAGATAAAAAACTACTATAAGCGA AAACCCGGAAAAGATCCTGGAGCCCCAGATTGTAAATATGGAGAAACTGTTTACTGCCATACATCTCCTTTTCTAGGCTCACTCCATCCTGGACAATTGCTGCAG gcGTTTGAGAACAACCTTTTTCGTGCTCCAATTTATCTTCATAAGATGCCAGAAACTGACTTCCTTATCATTCGCACAAGACAAGGTTACTATATTCGGGAATTAGTGGATATTTTTGTGGTTGGCCAGCAGTGCCCTTTGTTTGAAGTTCCTGGGCCCAACTCGAAAAGGGCCAATACTCATATTCGAGactttctccag GTTTTTATTTACCGCCTATTCTGGAAGAGTAAAGATCGCCCACGACGGATCCGAATGGAAGATATAAAAAAAGCCTTTCCTTCTCATTCAGAAAGCAGCATCCGGAAGAGGCTAAAGCTCTGCGCTGACTTCAAACGCACAG GCATGGATTCAAACTGGTGGGTGCTGAAGTCTGATTTTCGTTTACCAACTGAAGAGGAGATCAGGGCTATGGTGTCTCCAGAGCAGTGCTGTGCTTATTACAGCATGATAGCTGCAGAGCAGCGACTCAAG GATGCTGGCTATGGTGAGAAGTCCTTTTTTGCtccagaagaggaaaatgaggaaGATTTCCAGATGAAGATTGATGATGAG GTTCGCACTGCTCCTTGGAACACCACACGGGCTTTCATTGCTGCCATGAAGGGCAAGTGTCTCCTGGAGGTGACTGGGGTGGCAGATCCCACAGGATGTGGTGAAGGATTCTCCTATGTGAAGATTCCAAACAAACCAACACAGCAGAAG GATGATAAGGAGCCTCAGCCAGTGAAGAAGACAGTGACAGGAACAGACGCAGACCTCCGTCGCCTTTCACTGAAAAATGCCAAGCAACTTCTACGTAAATTTGGTGTGCCTGAGGAAGAG ATTAAGAAGTTGTCCCGCTGGGAAGTGATCGATGTAGTACGCACAATGTCAACAGAACAAGCCCGCTCTGGAGAGGGACCCATGAGTAAATTTGCCCGTGGATCAAGGTTTTCTGTGGCTGAGCATCAAGAGCGTTACAAAGAGGAATGTCAGCGCATCTTTGACCTGCAGAACAA gGTTTTGTCATCAACTGAAATCTTATCAACTGACACAGACAGCAGCTCAGCTGAAGACAGTGACTTTGAGGAAATGGGAAAAAACATAGAGAACATGTTGCAGAATAAGAAAACCAGCTCTCAGCTGTCACGTGAACGGGAGGAGCAGGAACGGAAGGAACTACAGAGGATGATACTGG CAGGCTCAGCAGCATCAGGAAACAATCACAGAGATGATGACACCGCTTCTGTGACAAGCCTTAATTCTTCTGCCACTGGCCGTTGTCTCAAGATTTATCGCACATTTCGAGATGAGGAGGGGAAAGAATATGTTCGCTGTGAGACGGTCCGAAAGCCAGCTGTCATTGATGCCTATGTGCGCATACGGACCACAAAAGACGAGGAATTTAT TCGAAAATTTGCCCTTTTTGATGAACAACATCGAGAAGAGATGCGAAAAGAACGGCGGAGGATTCAAGAGCAACTGAGGCGACTTAAGCGAAACCAAGAAAAGGAGAAGCTAAAGGGTCCTCCTGAGAagaagcccaaaaaaatgaaggagCGTCCTGACCTAAAA CTGAAATGTGGGGCTTGTGGTGCCATTGGGCACATGAGAACAAACAAATTCTGCCCTCTTTATTATCAAACAAATGCTCCCCCTTCCAACCCTGTTGCCATgacagaggagcaggaggaggagttgGAAAAGACAGTCATTCATAATGATAATGAGGAACTTATCAAGGTTGAAGGGACCAAGATTGTCCTAGGGAAACAGCTAATTGAGAG TGCAGATGAGGTTCGCAGAAAATCTTTGGTTCTCAAGTTCCCTAAGCAGCAACTTCCTCCCAAGAAGAAACGGCGAGTTGGAACTACTGTTCACTGTGACTATTTGAAT AGACCTCATAAGTCCATTCACCGGCGCCGGACAGACCCCATGGTGACATTGTCATCCATTTTGGAGTCTATCATCAATGACATGAGAGATCTTCCGAAT ACATACCCTTTCCACACTCCAGTCAATGCAAAGGTCGTAAAGGACTACTACAAGATCATCACCCGGCCAATGGACTTACAAACACTCCGTGAAAATGTGCGTAAACGCCTCTACCCATCTCGGGAAGAGTTCAGGGAGCATTTGGAGCTAATTGTGAAAAATAGTGCAACCTACAATG GGCCAAAGCACTCACTGACCCAGATCTCTCAATCAATGCTGGATCTCTGTGATGAAAAACTTAAAGAG AAAGAAGATAAATTGGCTCGTTTAGAGAAAGCAATCAACCCCTTGCTGGATGATGATGACCAAGtggcattttcttttattctggaCAACATTGTCACCCAGAAAATGATGGCAGTTCCAGAT TCTTGGCCGTTTCATCACCCAGTTAATAAGAAGTTTGTTCCAGATTATTACAAAGTAATTGTCAGTCCAATGGATTTAGAGACCATACGTAAA AATATCTCCAAGCACAAATATCAGAGTCGGGAGAGCTTTCTAGACGATGTCAACCTTATTCTGGCCAACAGTGTTAAATACAATG